The nucleotide sequence CACGGGATGGACACAGCGCACGCCCCGAACTTGGCCACCCTCGCCAGGCGAGTGCTGGATGCCGTATTGCCCGGAGGGGTGAGACTCGCTGAAGTGTTGCCCTCGGAGCGTCGGGCGGAGGCTGGGTTCCATACCCCCTTGGCCCGGCTTCGCCCTCAGGACATGAGGGCAGTGTATGGCAAATGGAGCGACACCTTCCCCCACCCCTGGCATGATGCCCTGTCAGGGTGGTACGCTCGGCCCAGGGAAGGTTTTCTCACGGGCTCCATGGATCTCTTCTACCGGCACGGGGGCCGATATTACCTGCTGGACTGGAAATCCAACCGGCTCGGGTCTGGACCGGAGGCCTACAGCCCAGAGAGGCTGGCCACCGCCATGGCCTCCCATTGGTACTTCCTCCAGTACCACCTCTACTGCCTCGCGCTTGAGCGCCATCTTGAGGCTACGGTTCCCGGCTATGACCGCGAAGAACATTTCGGGGGCGTCCATTACCTCTTCATTCGAGGGATCGATCCCGACAGGCCAGGTCACGGGGTATTCTTCGACCGCCCGGTTGGAGGATTCATGAAAGATCTGGAGAGAGCCATCCTCTCCCCGCCAGCAGGAAGGGCCGGACATGCTGCAAACTGAATACGGTTGTGTGACCAGACTCCGCGATGGGAGCTTCTTCGAGAGCATGGACCTCCATCTCGCCAACTGCCTCTGCAATCTGGCGAACAAGGACCTCCCCGATCTGGCCCTGGCGGCCGCTCTCACAAGCCGGGCCACTGGCATGGGCCACGTCTGCCTGGACCTGGAGCACCCCTTCTCCTCAACCTTCCCGGAAGCCTCGGCTGAGTTCCCGGACCGGGAGCGCCTGCGCGAGGCCCTGGCCGGAATGCCCGGCGTGGGCGGCCCTGGCGACTTCGAACCGCTCATCCTGGACGGAACCCGACTGTACCTCGCCAGATACCACCGCTACGAGAGGGAACTGGCTCAAGCCCTTACGGGCATGGCCGCCGGAGCGCTCCAGGTGGACTCCGGCAAACTGGCCGCCATTCTCGGCAGGCTCTTCCCTGGCTCCGACGCCTCTGGGCCGGATATGCAGAAAGTTGCCGCATTCGCTGCGGCACGCCGGAGGCTGACCGTTATCACCGGCGGGCCGGGAACAGGAAAGACCACCACCGTGGCCAGGATCGTTGCCCTCCTGGCCGAGCTCGAAGATATCCCCCCCAGCCGCATCGGCCTTGCGGCCCCGACGGGCAAGGCTGCCGCGCGGCTGTCGGAGTCGTTGGCGTCCGCTTTCGCGGGAATATCTCTCCCAGAGTCTCTGGTCGCGCACGGACCCTTGAAAGCCGCCACGCTCCACCGGCTGCTCGGCATGAAGCCCGGCGCGGCCGTCCCCCGGCACGGCGCAGAGGATCCATTGGCTTACACGGTGCTCATCGTGGATGAGGCCTCAATGGTGGATCTGCCGCTCATGGCCAAATTGGTAAGGGCGATGCCTGAAGACGGACGGCTCATCCTCCTGGGCGACCGGGACCAGCTGGCCTCTGTGGAGGCCGGGGCCGTGCTTTCCGACATCTGCAAGGAGGAGTATCAGCACGGCTTCTCCCCCGGTTTTATCAGTGACTTCGCTCAGGTTGACGCATCCGCGACACGTTTGAGCTCCATCAGGGACGGCGCGTCCCCGCTGGCGGACTCCGTGGTGGCGCTCACCAAGACCTGGCGGTTCAAGGACACAAGCGGCATCGCGGCCATCAGCTCCGCATTGCGGGACGGCGACGCCGCAAGGACCGCTTCAGTGCTCAGATCTACACACGAGGATTTGTTTTGGCGGAAGCTTGGGAGCGCCGAGGGTCTTGAGGACGCGCTGGCCCCAGTGCTGGAGCACGCGGCGAAGGCCCTTGTCGCCTGCGACCCCGGGGAGGCCTTCGCGGCCTGGGCTGCCTTCCAGCTGCTCACCCCGCTCAGGAAGGGGCCGTACGGAGTGGAGAGTCTCAACGCCCTCATCGAGCGCAGACTCAGGGAGCGCGGCGCCATCACGGGCAGAGGCTGGTGGTATCCGGGCAAGCCGGTGATGGTGCGCAGAAACGACCCGGCCCTCAAACTGTTCAATGGAGACATCGGAGTGACTCTGCCTGAACAGGACGGCTCATTGAAGGTCCATTTCCGCGCGGACGGAGGGTACAGGAGCTTCCCGCCCGCCAGGCTTCAGGACGTGGAAGAAGTCTACGCCATGACCGTGCACAAATCGCAGGGCTCGGAGTTCGAGGCAGTGATGCTCCTGCTGCCGGACCAGGACAGCCCGATCCTGACCAGGGAACTGCTGTACACGGCCATCACCAGGGCGAAGCGAGAGGCCGTCGTGGTCCTGTCTGGCGATGTGTTTCTGAAGTCTATCGAACGCAGGGTCGTCAGGCATTCGGGGCTGGGGGGGCGGTTGTGGGTGAGGTGATGACGCTGTGCGGGTTGGGCGGAGCGGCCAAGGGGGACCGAGATCAACAACAGGACTACCTCGGCCGAAGGCAGCAGCTTCGCATGCCACTCCCGGGTTCAGATTTGTCAATCCGTCACGATTTTTCAAAGACGAAAGCAATGGGGCTGCGCAAAAAATCCAGACATTGAGGAGTGCAGTGTGTGCTCGTTGTGTGAGGGAAGAAGCAAGTTGGATGGCCAAACCTGACTACGCTGAAGCATAGTCTGGGGTATTTTTTTCGTTATCACGACCATCTTAAGGTGGAGATTACTAACGACCACGATCGCAGATTTATAGAGCATTGCCAGAACCTTGCCTAGCAAGTGGTGGTTGTCTTGCGTGAAACGAAAGGCTATAAAAATTGTGTACTTATGGAGCGCAGGCTTATTGACCATTTTGAAGCCACAAGGGTTAAAGATTTTATCTACTACAATGAAATGGCGGGCGGGGGAGGACGGATACCCGAGGCGGGTCCATACTATACATATGTAATTAATTCGAATAAACATAATTTGCGGCAAGCAAGGTCAAGACAGCTAATGTGCGAGTGCGTCTAATTGGAAGTCCGTTGAGAACGTACGCATTTGCTTTTGCGAGCGCCAGACATTAATTCGTTGATGAAGTTATGTGTATGTTTTACACGAGTGAATAACTCTTGCGCGCCAACGACATGGCACCACGCTCTAATCACTTAAATTTGCAGGAGGCATTATGCCGACAATCGATGTCTCACCCAAAAGAAATCTTAATGGATATATAGTTTCCGTGTCTGAAGTTGCATTCATTGAAACAATTTTGAGCGCTTATGAAGCCTACACTGTAAACCACATTACCCCCATCCAAGGCAATGCAAATAGGTATATGCGAAGAAAAGAAGTAGAGACGCACGGCTCGTTATTCGGAAATTTTTCAACTGGCCCCAATGGCGAAACGTTATGCACTATAAATTTCGTCAGCGCTGATACGTCGGCGGTACAGGGGCAAGGGGGTGTCGAGCCCAATCTCGAATGTATGGACATGAAACATTCATTCGTCCAGGAATGCTGGCCATATTACAAGAGAGTTGGTTCATTTCATACGCATCCGTATAGCACAGACGAAAGGAATGACGTGACAATTGATGGACTTTACGACTTGTCGCATGACGACAGAGAGTATATCAGAATTAACAGCAGGAAGTTATCTGGGTTTGGAAACTATATTGAGATTGTGGTGGCTGTAACAGAATATATAAATAAGCTTAACAGAGTTGCTGTACAGGCCTGCAGTAATACAGTGCGTTATGATTACGGAAAATTTAGGTTTTGGATGAGTGCTTATTGCTGTTTCGAGGAGAATGGCACACTGCGCGCAACTGATTTGAAAGATACAAGCGTGCATCTCGTATGCCCGGCCGCACTTGGGCAAACAATGATATTCTAGTGCTTTTGTGTCTCTGTGGATTGACTTCTAGTGATCCATTTGACTAATTTTAGCCTTCTCCACTTGTCCACACTATTGAGCGTGTTGTTTGGGTCCTTCATTTTTACACTCTATGTATTCCTGATGAGTGATTAGGCTGCGGTTTTCAATAGCATAACCAGTAATCTTTAAGAACCTTGAGTACGCATATGCACCAAGTTTTTCAAGACACGTTGCCGCAGCAGAGGACATCATATGCTCACGTGAACGACAGAAATGATCCCAAGCTATTGTCCTGGCGTACGATTTATGTTGATGATGGAAATTTAGCTCTTGTTGTTTGGTACGCGAGAAATGCCCGTGGAACCATAATGACTTTTGCCCTCTCAGCCCTCAGGATGACGATCGGATGTCGTCTCAGCGTATAGCAACACTGTCAACATCGGCTCTTTAGGATTAAAATCACATATATACACCATTCCACTTTCGATTGCACATTTGCTCCAATGAACAAAGTACGGTTGATCACTTGAAAGTGATTAATATACCGCGCTGCGCCATCCATCTTCACATGCGTGGGCACGCCCATAAGACCCAGTGTGGCTGTGCCAGCGAACGACTCTGGCGTCCATGCGACAGGGCCGACGAGGTATTTACCTAGTCGGCCCTGTATCGCTATCGCTAAAACCCCATAGCCTTCCCCTTCCCCCCCGGCTTGGCCAGCATCTCCTTCCCAAGCATCTCCACATGCCACGCCGGGTCGCTGCCCTTTCCCAAGATCGCAGCCTTCCTTGCGACCAGGGCGAAGTCACCCGGGGTCAGGCGGTCGAACCCGCCCAGGCTCCCAGCCGGGGCGTCCAGGCCGAAGAACCGGGAGAAGGCCTGCGGTAGCCTTTCCACAGGCAGGTAGCTGAACTCCACCTTGAACACGAACCGCCGCAGGGAGGCTTGGTCCAGCCTGTCCATGAGGTTCGTCGTGCACACGAAAGGTAGCGGGTGCGACTCC is from Fundidesulfovibrio soli and encodes:
- the recD gene encoding exodeoxyribonuclease V subunit alpha — its product is MLQTEYGCVTRLRDGSFFESMDLHLANCLCNLANKDLPDLALAAALTSRATGMGHVCLDLEHPFSSTFPEASAEFPDRERLREALAGMPGVGGPGDFEPLILDGTRLYLARYHRYERELAQALTGMAAGALQVDSGKLAAILGRLFPGSDASGPDMQKVAAFAAARRRLTVITGGPGTGKTTTVARIVALLAELEDIPPSRIGLAAPTGKAAARLSESLASAFAGISLPESLVAHGPLKAATLHRLLGMKPGAAVPRHGAEDPLAYTVLIVDEASMVDLPLMAKLVRAMPEDGRLILLGDRDQLASVEAGAVLSDICKEEYQHGFSPGFISDFAQVDASATRLSSIRDGASPLADSVVALTKTWRFKDTSGIAAISSALRDGDAARTASVLRSTHEDLFWRKLGSAEGLEDALAPVLEHAAKALVACDPGEAFAAWAAFQLLTPLRKGPYGVESLNALIERRLRERGAITGRGWWYPGKPVMVRRNDPALKLFNGDIGVTLPEQDGSLKVHFRADGGYRSFPPARLQDVEEVYAMTVHKSQGSEFEAVMLLLPDQDSPILTRELLYTAITRAKREAVVVLSGDVFLKSIERRVVRHSGLGGRLWVR